In Chanodichthys erythropterus isolate Z2021 chromosome 7, ASM2448905v1, whole genome shotgun sequence, a genomic segment contains:
- the LOC137023132 gene encoding serine protease 1-like, with the protein MKTVVFTLLAVAVAVVCSTDDKIIGGYECPPHSQPWQLYLTDGRISCGGSLINERWVVSAAHCKFLRSRLIVHLGKHKKSVNEATEQQIGVEKMIPHLKYNDQTLNNDIMLIKLRKPAIVNKYVKPIPLTTSCSSAGEQCLVSGWGKTGDGVASVLQCLKLPVLSKTQCKGAYGMKITENMFCAGFMKGGKDSCQGDSGGPVVCNGKLKGVVSWGDGCARPGFPGVYTEVCRYTDWIKNIIANN; encoded by the exons ATGAAGACGGTTGTGTTCACTTTGCTGGCTGTGGCTGTGGCTGTGG TTTGCAGCACAGATGATAAAATCATTGGAGGTTATGAATGTCCGCCCCACTCTCAGCCCTGGCAATTGTACCTTACTGATGGACGTATATCGTGTGGAGGATCTTTGATTAATGAAAGATGGGTTGTGTCTGCTGCTCATTGCAAATTCTT ACGTTCGCGTCTCATTGTCCACCTGGGTAAGCACAAAAAGTCTGTTAATGAAGCCACAGAGCAGCAGATCGGGGTGGAGAAGATGATTCCTCACCTGAAATATAATGATCAAACTCTTAACAATGACATCATGCTGATTAAGCTGAGAAAGCCTGCCATCGTCAACAAGTATGTGAAGCCAATCCCTCTGACAACCAGCTGCTCTTCTGCAGGGGAGCAGTGCTTAGTTTCTGGATGGGGCAAAACTGGAG ATGGTGTCGCTTCTGTCCTGCAGTGTTTGAAGTTGCCTGTACTCTCAAAGACGCAGTGTAAGGGTGCATATGGCATGAAAATAACTGAAAACATGTTCTGTGCTGGATTCATGAAGGGAGGCAAAGACTCGTGTCAG GGGGATTCTGGGGGCCCTGTAGTGTGCAACGGTAAACTAAAAGGTGTTGTTTCCTGGGGCGATGGCTGTGCTCGGCCAGGCTTTCCTGGGGTTTATACTGAGGTGTGTCGCTACACTGACTGGATCAAAAACATCATAGCTAATAACTAA